From Chryseobacterium salivictor, a single genomic window includes:
- a CDS encoding four helix bundle protein — MSDFKRHNFKKLKIWQMGIEIAKDISDITASFPSFENFGMRGQMDRCSV; from the coding sequence ATGAGTGATTTTAAAAGACACAATTTTAAGAAGTTGAAAATTTGGCAAATGGGAATAGAAATCGCAAAAGACATTTCAGATATTACTGCTTCCTTTCCTTCATTTGAAAATTTTGGTATGCGGGGTCAAATGGATAGATGCTCTGTCTAG
- a CDS encoding acetyl-CoA C-acyltransferase, with the protein MSKQAYIIKGFRTAVGKAPKGSLRFTRPDVMAATVIEKLMAAVPQLDKNRIDDLIVGNAMPEAEQGLNVARLISLMGLNTDQVPGVTVNRYCASGSEAIAIASAKIQAGMADCIIAGGTESMSYIPMGGYKPVPESDMAKSNPDYYWGMGYTAEEVANQYKISREEQDQFAFESHQKALKANETGRFKDQIVPIPVEYNYLDENQKMQTRKYDFTVDEGPRKDTSLEGLAKLRPVFANGGSVTAGNSSQMSDGAAFVIVMSEEMVKELGLEPEARLVAYAAAGLEPRIMGMGPLYAVPKALKQAGLELKDIDLIELNEAFASQSVALKKELNLNPDILNVNGGAIALGHPLGCTGTKLTVQLLDEMRKRGNMKYGMVTMCVGTGQGAASIFEIL; encoded by the coding sequence ATGTCAAAACAAGCATACATAATTAAAGGATTTAGAACTGCCGTTGGTAAAGCGCCAAAAGGAAGTTTAAGATTTACAAGACCCGATGTCATGGCAGCAACCGTTATCGAAAAATTAATGGCTGCCGTTCCGCAACTCGATAAAAACAGAATCGACGATCTCATCGTTGGAAACGCAATGCCGGAAGCCGAACAGGGCTTAAATGTTGCCCGTTTAATTTCATTAATGGGATTAAACACCGATCAGGTTCCCGGCGTGACGGTGAACAGATATTGCGCTTCAGGATCTGAGGCGATTGCAATTGCCTCTGCAAAAATTCAGGCAGGAATGGCCGACTGTATCATCGCAGGCGGAACAGAATCAATGTCCTACATTCCGATGGGTGGTTACAAACCCGTGCCGGAAAGCGATATGGCAAAATCCAATCCTGATTATTATTGGGGAATGGGTTACACCGCCGAAGAAGTTGCGAATCAGTATAAAATTTCCCGTGAAGAACAGGATCAGTTTGCTTTTGAATCTCATCAAAAAGCATTGAAAGCCAATGAAACTGGTAGATTTAAAGATCAGATCGTTCCTATTCCGGTAGAATACAATTATCTGGATGAAAACCAAAAAATGCAGACCAGGAAATACGATTTTACGGTCGACGAAGGGCCGAGAAAAGATACGAGTCTGGAAGGTTTGGCAAAATTACGTCCGGTCTTTGCAAATGGCGGAAGTGTGACTGCAGGAAACTCTTCTCAAATGAGTGACGGTGCAGCATTCGTAATTGTAATGTCTGAAGAAATGGTAAAGGAGTTAGGCTTAGAACCAGAAGCAAGATTAGTGGCTTATGCAGCCGCAGGCTTAGAACCGAGAATCATGGGAATGGGTCCTTTATACGCCGTTCCAAAAGCATTAAAACAGGCAGGTTTAGAATTAAAAGACATCGACCTTATCGAATTGAATGAAGCCTTTGCTTCTCAATCAGTGGCTCTGAAAAAAGAACTCAATCTGAATCCGGATATCCTAAACGTCAACGGCGGCGCCATCGCGCTCGGACATCCACTCGGGTGTACCGGAACAAAACTAACCGTTCAACTCCTCGATGAAATGCGCAAACGCGGCAACATGAAATACGGAATGGTAACCATGTGCGTAGGAACCGGACAGGGAGCGGCTTCGATCTTTGAAATTCTTTAA
- the tnpA gene encoding IS200/IS605 family transposase — translation MANTYTQIYIQIVFAVKGRQNLIAKEKREELHKFITGIVTNRGQKLFAVFAMPDHVHILVSIGPTILISDLVRDIKAGSSKFINDKKWTKEKFNWQEGYGAFSYSKSSVDSVVKYILNQEEHHKNKTFKNEYLDFLEKFDIEYNPKYLFDWIE, via the coding sequence ATGGCAAACACCTATACCCAAATTTACATTCAAATTGTTTTCGCAGTTAAAGGCAGGCAAAACCTTATTGCAAAAGAGAAGAGAGAAGAATTGCATAAATTTATTACAGGTATTGTTACCAATCGAGGTCAGAAATTATTTGCAGTTTTCGCGATGCCAGATCATGTTCATATTTTAGTTAGCATTGGTCCAACCATTTTGATTTCTGATTTGGTCAGAGATATCAAAGCAGGTTCTTCAAAGTTCATTAATGACAAGAAATGGACAAAAGAAAAATTCAATTGGCAGGAAGGATATGGAGCATTCTCTTATTCTAAAAGCAGTGTAGATTCGGTTGTAAAATATATTTTAAACCAGGAAGAACATCATAAAAACAAAACATTTAAAAACGAATATTTGGATTTTTTAGAGAAATTTGATATTGAATATAATCCAAAATATTTGTTTGATTGGATTGAATAA
- a CDS encoding 3-hydroxyacyl-CoA dehydrogenase/enoyl-CoA hydratase family protein, with translation MKRRIKHVTVLGSGIMGSGIAAHFANIGVEVLLLDIVPFELTEAEQKKGLTKEDKTVRNRIATENFVKLQKASPALLYSPKFADRITVGNFDDDLEKIKKTDWIIEVVVERLDIKKSVYEKIEQHRKPGTLVSSNTSGIPIHFLIEGRSDDFKKYFAGTHFFNPVRYLPLLEIIPTPETDPEIVKFYMEYGAKFLGKATVEAKDTPAFIANRIGVFSMMNLLHEVKNLGLNVSDIDKLTGPVIGRPKSATFRTADVVGLDTLVMVANGVRQSGAEANDFNDVFKLPDYIQKMMDNKWLGSKTEQGFYKKVKNAEGKSEIQGLNLDTFEYELQGKSDFPTLELTKSIDKPIDRFKVLVGGKDKAGELYRKSLGALFAYISHKVPEISDELYKIDDAMRAGFGWENGPFEIWDAVGVQKGIELAKEAGYEVSDWVKSVESFYKVNDEGQSIFFDKNSGNYNNIPGQEAFIILDNIRKNKTLWSNSGSAIQDLGDGIINFEIRSKMNSLGGEVLDGLNRAIDLAEKDYDGLVIGNQGANFSVGANLAMILMMAIDQDWDDLNMAIAYFQKSMMRVRYSSIPVVVAPHGMTLGGGCEMTMHADRVVAAAETYIGLVETGVGVIPGGGGTKEMALRVSREFHADDVKNNRLRDMFMNIAMGKVATSAYEAYDMGILENHKDIVVVNKNRQIAEAKKVAKLTAELGYTQPIQQKVKVLGRDALGMFLVGTDQMLTGKYISEHDKLIADKLANVLVGGNLSEPTVVTEQYLLNLERETFLQLCGERKTLERIQFMLTKGKPLRN, from the coding sequence ATGAAACGAAGAATTAAACACGTAACGGTTCTCGGTTCAGGAATTATGGGCTCCGGTATCGCTGCACACTTTGCCAATATTGGCGTAGAAGTACTATTGCTCGATATCGTTCCTTTTGAACTGACAGAAGCCGAACAGAAAAAAGGTCTTACAAAAGAAGACAAAACCGTACGGAACAGAATTGCAACGGAGAATTTTGTGAAATTACAGAAAGCAAGCCCGGCACTTTTATATTCACCGAAATTTGCCGACAGAATTACCGTTGGAAATTTTGATGATGATTTAGAAAAAATTAAAAAAACCGACTGGATTATTGAGGTTGTAGTTGAAAGACTCGACATTAAAAAATCGGTTTATGAAAAGATTGAACAACACAGAAAACCGGGAACATTGGTTTCTTCCAATACGTCCGGGATTCCGATTCATTTCCTGATTGAAGGAAGAAGCGATGATTTCAAAAAATATTTTGCGGGAACACATTTCTTTAATCCTGTAAGATATTTACCGCTTTTAGAAATTATTCCTACACCGGAAACCGATCCTGAGATCGTTAAATTCTATATGGAATATGGCGCGAAATTCTTAGGAAAAGCTACGGTAGAAGCAAAAGATACTCCAGCATTTATCGCCAACAGAATCGGGGTTTTCTCGATGATGAACCTGCTTCATGAAGTTAAAAATTTAGGCTTAAATGTTTCCGACATCGATAAATTAACCGGTCCGGTAATCGGCCGTCCGAAATCTGCGACGTTCAGAACAGCTGATGTTGTTGGTTTGGATACTTTGGTGATGGTTGCCAATGGCGTTCGTCAAAGCGGAGCCGAAGCCAACGATTTCAACGACGTTTTCAAACTTCCGGATTACATTCAGAAGATGATGGACAACAAATGGTTGGGCTCTAAAACGGAACAGGGTTTCTATAAAAAAGTAAAGAACGCCGAAGGTAAATCTGAAATCCAGGGATTGAATTTAGATACCTTCGAATATGAACTTCAGGGAAAATCGGACTTCCCTACTCTGGAATTAACAAAAAGCATCGATAAACCTATCGACCGTTTCAAAGTTTTGGTTGGTGGCAAAGACAAAGCCGGCGAATTGTACAGAAAATCTTTAGGCGCATTGTTCGCTTATATTTCTCATAAAGTTCCGGAAATTTCGGATGAACTGTACAAAATCGACGATGCCATGCGTGCAGGTTTCGGTTGGGAAAACGGACCGTTCGAAATTTGGGATGCCGTTGGCGTTCAGAAAGGAATCGAACTGGCCAAAGAAGCCGGTTACGAAGTTTCTGACTGGGTGAAATCCGTAGAATCTTTCTATAAAGTAAACGACGAAGGTCAAAGCATTTTTTTCGATAAAAACTCCGGAAACTATAATAATATTCCAGGTCAGGAAGCTTTTATCATTCTTGATAATATCAGAAAAAACAAAACGCTTTGGAGCAATTCAGGTTCTGCAATCCAGGATTTGGGCGACGGAATTATTAATTTTGAAATCCGTTCCAAAATGAATTCTTTGGGTGGCGAAGTTTTAGATGGTTTGAACAGAGCCATCGATTTAGCTGAAAAAGATTATGATGGTTTGGTGATCGGAAATCAAGGTGCCAATTTCTCCGTCGGAGCGAATTTAGCCATGATTTTAATGATGGCGATCGATCAGGATTGGGATGATTTGAATATGGCAATTGCTTATTTTCAGAAATCGATGATGCGCGTTCGTTATTCCTCAATTCCTGTTGTAGTCGCTCCTCATGGAATGACTTTAGGCGGAGGTTGCGAAATGACAATGCACGCCGATCGAGTTGTTGCCGCAGCAGAAACATATATCGGATTGGTAGAAACCGGAGTTGGTGTAATTCCCGGCGGTGGCGGTACCAAAGAAATGGCGTTGAGGGTTTCCCGCGAATTCCATGCTGATGATGTGAAGAACAACAGACTTCGGGATATGTTCATGAACATCGCGATGGGTAAAGTGGCCACTTCAGCTTATGAAGCGTATGATATGGGGATTCTTGAAAATCATAAAGATATCGTGGTCGTGAATAAAAACCGTCAGATCGCTGAAGCGAAAAAAGTGGCAAAACTAACTGCAGAACTGGGTTACACGCAACCGATCCAGCAAAAAGTAAAAGTTTTGGGCCGTGACGCATTGGGAATGTTCTTAGTAGGAACCGATCAGATGCTCACCGGAAAATATATTTCTGAACACGATAAACTGATCGCTGACAAATTAGCAAACGTTTTAGTGGGTGGAAATCTATCAGAACCAACCGTTGTTACCGAACAGTATCTATTGAATCTTGAAAGAGAAACCTTCTTACAGCTTTGTGGCGAAAGAAAAACCTTAGAAAGAATTCAGTTCATGTTGACGAAAGGAAAACCATTGAGAAATTAA
- a CDS encoding MarR family winged helix-turn-helix transcriptional regulator, translated as MNKTNNEKVENIDLILKSTWLAVSKMYSELAQDHDATAVQALTLLKIDPKDGTRSTNLGPKMAIEPTSLTRIIKLLEDNGYIYKEKTTNDKREVIIKLTDKGLNSRNLSKEVVVNFNKKVIDKIPAEKMEIFKEVMTDILKIANELNNKK; from the coding sequence ATGAACAAAACAAACAATGAAAAGGTTGAGAATATCGATCTTATCTTAAAGTCGACCTGGCTCGCTGTTTCTAAAATGTATTCAGAATTAGCGCAGGACCATGATGCCACAGCAGTTCAGGCCTTAACTCTTCTAAAAATTGATCCCAAAGATGGAACCAGAAGTACCAATCTGGGACCTAAAATGGCCATCGAACCTACTTCTTTAACGAGAATCATTAAACTTCTGGAAGATAACGGCTATATCTACAAAGAAAAAACTACCAACGACAAACGCGAAGTCATCATCAAGCTTACCGACAAAGGTCTGAACAGCAGAAATTTATCCAAAGAAGTGGTGGTCAATTTCAACAAAAAAGTAATCGATAAAATCCCTGCTGAAAAAATGGAAATTTTCAAAGAGGTGATGACCGACATTTTGAAAATCGCCAACGAATTAAATAATAAAAAATAA
- a CDS encoding ABC transporter ATP-binding protein: MFLELKNTTIGYQTPLIKEVNTSLGLGEICLLIGNNGVGKTTLIKSILNQIELIEGAVLINEKQTQTLTYKEIAEQIAVVFSKSQIPANYTLWDLISFGKYIHYPYYFELNHTDKLEIEEIIESLNLTQYRDFQLSQLSDGNLQKAFIGRALAQNSPMIILDEPTTHLDEENKIIILKLLRNLAKTQNKLILFSSHDWRLAKEFADKIWLISNEKLHAGITEEILLKHNELLNPHIFHFNEGFVAPQIFAPELHKEMLYSFLQKNFKKNLSEFKFVFSNPFWEISTHQIQQKCDSFEEIAEFVQNLH; the protein is encoded by the coding sequence ATGTTTCTAGAATTAAAAAATACAACAATCGGTTACCAAACTCCTTTAATTAAAGAAGTTAACACTTCTCTGGGCTTAGGTGAAATCTGTCTTTTGATCGGAAACAATGGCGTGGGAAAAACCACTTTAATCAAAAGCATTCTCAATCAAATCGAATTGATAGAAGGCGCTGTTTTAATCAATGAAAAACAAACTCAAACACTTACCTACAAAGAAATTGCCGAGCAGATTGCCGTGGTTTTTTCCAAGTCGCAAATTCCGGCAAATTATACTTTATGGGATTTAATATCTTTCGGGAAATACATTCATTATCCCTATTATTTTGAATTAAACCATACAGACAAACTGGAAATTGAAGAAATCATTGAAAGCCTGAATTTAACGCAATACCGCGACTTTCAGCTAAGTCAGCTGTCGGACGGCAATCTTCAGAAAGCGTTTATCGGAAGAGCTTTAGCGCAAAATTCGCCGATGATTATTTTGGACGAACCTACCACTCATCTGGATGAAGAAAATAAAATCATCATTCTTAAGTTACTGCGGAATTTAGCTAAAACGCAAAACAAACTTATCCTGTTTTCTTCCCACGACTGGCGGCTGGCAAAAGAGTTTGCCGATAAAATATGGCTTATCAGTAACGAAAAACTGCACGCCGGAATTACGGAAGAGATTCTTTTGAAGCATAACGAACTGCTTAATCCTCATATTTTTCATTTCAACGAAGGATTTGTTGCGCCGCAAATTTTCGCTCCGGAATTACACAAAGAAATGCTCTACTCTTTTCTTCAAAAAAACTTCAAAAAAAACCTTTCTGAGTTTAAATTTGTTTTCAGCAATCCTTTCTGGGAGATTTCAACCCATCAAATTCAACAAAAATGCGATTCTTTTGAGGAAATCGCTGAATTTGTTCAAAACCTTCATTAA
- a CDS encoding iron ABC transporter permease, producing the protein MSENFKITGIFIIIGILISVLINLNIGFMNLSFSDFLFSGSENSQIAQLRINRVLVMLLAGISIPTSGFLLQEYFQNPLAGPSVLGITSVASLSVAFYIFFSKDFILPEFLQNSFLSFSAIAGSLLLMVILLAFSGKFQDKSFLIIFGFLISALAGAVVSILQFYAENQSLKNYILWSFGANNQVSTNQILVLTVIVIIGLLLSFKTIKPLIGNSLGTAYAQSLGVNLKHLKFLVIISSSLLSASVTAFLGPVLFIGIVVPHFCRMLFNPAKLWQQWILNMLLGILIMEFFSIISESTQFPLNVITSLFGIPVILMMMMNSKRANSK; encoded by the coding sequence ATGTCGGAAAACTTTAAAATCACCGGAATATTCATCATCATCGGAATTCTTATTTCGGTACTTATCAATTTGAATATCGGTTTTATGAATTTAAGTTTTTCAGATTTCCTTTTTTCCGGTTCCGAAAACTCACAGATTGCGCAACTTCGCATCAATCGGGTTTTAGTAATGCTTTTGGCCGGAATTTCCATACCGACTTCGGGATTTTTACTGCAGGAATATTTTCAAAATCCTTTGGCCGGACCATCGGTTTTGGGAATTACTTCTGTGGCGAGCTTGAGTGTTGCTTTTTATATTTTCTTTTCTAAAGATTTTATCTTACCGGAATTTTTGCAAAACAGTTTTTTAAGTTTTTCAGCAATTGCCGGGAGTTTATTATTAATGGTAATTCTTTTAGCGTTTTCCGGGAAATTTCAGGATAAATCGTTTCTCATTATTTTCGGCTTTTTAATTTCGGCTTTAGCTGGCGCAGTGGTTTCTATCCTTCAGTTTTATGCTGAAAATCAAAGTCTTAAGAATTATATTCTGTGGAGTTTCGGGGCGAATAACCAGGTTTCTACCAATCAAATCTTGGTTTTAACGGTGATTGTTATTATAGGTTTATTGTTAAGTTTTAAAACCATTAAACCATTAATCGGAAATTCTCTGGGAACGGCTTATGCACAAAGTTTGGGCGTCAATTTAAAGCACTTAAAGTTTTTAGTCATTATTTCCTCGTCACTTTTGTCAGCTTCTGTCACAGCGTTTTTAGGTCCTGTTCTATTTATCGGGATTGTGGTTCCGCATTTTTGCAGAATGCTTTTTAATCCTGCGAAACTGTGGCAACAGTGGATTTTAAATATGCTTTTAGGAATATTAATTATGGAATTTTTCTCGATTATATCAGAATCTACGCAATTTCCTTTGAATGTAATTACCTCGTTATTCGGGATACCGGTGATTTTAATGATGATGATGAATAGTAAAAGAGCCAATTCTAAATGA
- a CDS encoding TlpA family protein disulfide reductase — protein sequence MKKLILGVVLCTALSACKKEAKVNETTDTTVTDSAGADHSAAATETAFPFKHVELSAEESTKLLGKKDNDTLYVTNFFATWCGPCMREIPHFKEKMAELKSQPVKFTFVSLDEKGDWDTKVKKFSEEQGLSQNVVLLDGSLLTPEFFKANFKEWDGGSIPFTFMRKGDKTDETVGMMSAEALTEKINSFK from the coding sequence ATGAAAAAATTGATTTTGGGTGTCGTGTTATGCACTGCACTTTCGGCTTGTAAAAAAGAAGCGAAAGTAAATGAAACGACCGATACAACCGTAACGGACTCTGCCGGCGCAGATCATTCAGCAGCTGCAACGGAAACCGCCTTTCCTTTTAAACATGTTGAATTAAGTGCGGAGGAAAGCACCAAACTGCTGGGCAAAAAAGATAATGATACCTTATATGTAACCAATTTCTTCGCAACCTGGTGTGGTCCGTGTATGAGAGAAATCCCTCATTTTAAAGAAAAAATGGCGGAACTGAAATCGCAGCCGGTTAAATTTACCTTCGTAAGTTTAGATGAAAAAGGCGACTGGGACACGAAAGTAAAAAAGTTTTCAGAGGAGCAAGGTCTGTCGCAAAATGTAGTTTTACTGGACGGATCATTATTAACTCCCGAATTTTTTAAAGCAAACTTTAAAGAATGGGACGGCGGTTCAATTCCTTTCACCTTCATGAGAAAAGGCGATAAAACCGACGAAACCGTCGGAATGATGAGCGCTGAAGCTTTGACTGAAAAGATTAATTCTTTTAAATAA
- a CDS encoding ferredoxin--NADP reductase: protein MENLLPKARPIEFHPLKLAKKQELTKSTFALEFEIPSALSSQYHFEAGQYVTLQFPVNGKVVEKDFSMTSAPYEEKITLGIKISSEESFANSLFKDLKTGDFIEVSEPRGRFTLSSKPHEFRTIVGFAGGIGITPILSHFKNILHTEPRTRLFLFYGNKNKKQVAFKNELEELANQHPDRLEIHYFYSQEKVGNGLFEGRLNEKKVALIINQILQLDDTDEESTIWDAVDEVLICGKGEMIKSVANACYRHGIRKKNIHFELFEEFNEDIYPVEKEFPLLENIEVGFKLFNKEYKTTLKDNKMRLLQQLLIQKFPVPYSCKSGICGSCECVLEEGQVELLENEYLTEKEEASGKILACMSIVLSKNIKVNFDLM from the coding sequence ATGGAAAATCTCTTACCTAAAGCAAGACCAATAGAATTTCACCCGCTAAAATTAGCGAAAAAGCAAGAACTGACCAAAAGTACCTTTGCGCTCGAATTCGAAATCCCGTCAGCATTATCTTCCCAATATCATTTTGAGGCCGGCCAATATGTAACCCTTCAATTTCCCGTAAACGGAAAGGTTGTAGAGAAGGACTTTTCAATGACTTCGGCACCTTATGAAGAGAAAATAACGTTGGGAATCAAGATAAGCAGCGAAGAAAGTTTTGCGAATTCTTTATTTAAAGATTTAAAAACTGGTGATTTTATTGAAGTTTCGGAGCCGAGAGGAAGATTTACATTAAGTTCCAAGCCACATGAATTTCGCACGATCGTAGGTTTTGCCGGCGGAATCGGAATTACACCGATTTTAAGTCATTTCAAAAATATACTGCACACCGAACCCAGAACGCGTCTTTTCCTTTTCTACGGAAATAAAAATAAAAAACAGGTCGCTTTTAAAAATGAATTGGAAGAATTGGCGAATCAACATCCGGATCGGCTGGAAATTCACTACTTTTACTCACAGGAAAAAGTGGGTAACGGCCTTTTTGAAGGACGGCTGAATGAGAAAAAAGTCGCTTTGATTATCAATCAGATTTTGCAGTTGGATGATACCGATGAAGAGAGTACGATTTGGGATGCCGTAGATGAAGTGCTGATCTGTGGCAAAGGCGAAATGATAAAGTCGGTTGCCAATGCCTGTTACAGACACGGTATTCGCAAGAAAAATATTCATTTTGAACTTTTTGAAGAATTTAATGAAGATATTTATCCGGTCGAAAAAGAGTTTCCTTTACTGGAAAATATTGAGGTCGGTTTTAAACTTTTTAACAAAGAATATAAAACGACTTTAAAAGATAATAAAATGCGGCTGTTGCAGCAATTGCTGATTCAGAAATTCCCGGTTCCCTATTCCTGTAAATCAGGGATTTGCGGCAGTTGTGAATGTGTTTTAGAAGAAGGCCAGGTTGAGCTTTTAGAAAATGAATATCTGACCGAAAAAGAGGAAGCATCTGGAAAAATACTCGCCTGCATGTCCATCGTTTTAAGTAAAAATATTAAAGTTAATTTTGACTTGATGTAG
- a CDS encoding SanA/YdcF family protein: MFLANIWVFAVTNGKTYTKISKIPPRETALVLGTSPRMKSGVSNPYFTARMDATALLYHHGKIKKIIVSGEKSKGYDEPAAMKNYLIYQEGVPENIITEDPKGYKTQTSIKNCMEIYHQKEVIIVSQGFHNLRALFYARNSGMNALGFDAQDVLTNNSYYRNQSREFIARVVAVIYYLLNIERKV; encoded by the coding sequence ATGTTTTTGGCTAATATCTGGGTTTTTGCGGTAACGAATGGAAAAACCTACACCAAAATATCGAAAATCCCACCCAGAGAAACGGCGCTTGTTTTAGGAACTTCTCCGAGAATGAAATCCGGAGTTTCCAATCCTTATTTTACAGCGAGGATGGATGCAACCGCACTTCTGTACCATCACGGAAAAATAAAAAAAATCATTGTAAGCGGCGAAAAAAGCAAAGGTTATGATGAACCTGCGGCCATGAAAAATTACCTGATTTATCAGGAAGGTGTCCCGGAAAATATTATCACTGAAGATCCGAAAGGTTATAAAACCCAAACCAGCATTAAAAACTGCATGGAGATTTATCATCAAAAAGAGGTCATTATTGTTTCCCAGGGTTTTCATAATCTGCGTGCTTTATTCTACGCCAGAAACAGCGGAATGAATGCGCTTGGCTTTGATGCACAGGATGTTTTGACCAATAACAGTTATTACAGGAATCAGTCCCGGGAATTTATAGCACGCGTGGTTGCGGTGATTTATTACCTTCTCAATATCGAGCGAAAAGTATAA
- the udk gene encoding uridine kinase: MLVIGIAGGTGSGKTTVVNKILQQLNIEGVNVLSQDNYYHDNPNLTLSEREVLNYDHPKSIDFDLLIKHVKALKNGETIEQPLYSFVTHSRTGDHVSIDPRNVLIVEGILVLTNSELLKEYNLKVFVHADSDERLIRRIRRDTQERGRDLQEVLHRYQTTLKPMHQEFIEPSKNEADLIIPNMRQNTVAIDFLSTVINNTLKKTH; encoded by the coding sequence ATGCTCGTAATCGGAATTGCAGGAGGAACCGGATCAGGAAAAACAACTGTAGTCAATAAAATTCTTCAACAACTGAATATCGAAGGAGTGAATGTGCTCTCTCAGGATAATTATTACCATGATAATCCGAATCTTACCCTGTCGGAAAGAGAGGTTTTGAATTATGACCATCCCAAATCCATCGATTTTGATCTGCTTATCAAACATGTAAAAGCACTGAAAAACGGGGAAACTATTGAGCAGCCTTTGTATTCCTTTGTAACGCATTCCAGAACGGGAGATCATGTGTCAATCGATCCCAGAAATGTTTTGATTGTAGAGGGGATTTTGGTATTGACCAATTCTGAACTTTTAAAAGAATATAATCTGAAAGTCTTTGTACATGCCGATTCCGATGAAAGACTGATCCGCAGAATCCGTCGTGATACGCAGGAACGGGGCCGCGATTTGCAGGAGGTTTTGCACCGTTATCAAACCACGTTGAAACCCATGCATCAGGAATTTATAGAGCCGTCGAAAAATGAAGCGGATTTAATTATTCCCAATATGAGACAAAATACCGTTGCCATCGACTTTCTCTCTACTGTCATCAATAATACGCTGAAAAAAACACATTAA
- a CDS encoding FtsB family cell division protein — protein MEDLIKEIKPKSAKLKFIRKYFVNKYFVTVFLFLVWMIFFDSTSFLVINELNGEVSRYESQLAYYQREYHKNDEFYKKLMNDKEEKEKYARENYFMKKPNEEIFILVVDSTKAVNR, from the coding sequence ATGGAAGACTTAATTAAAGAAATCAAACCGAAATCGGCAAAGTTAAAATTCATCCGGAAATATTTTGTGAATAAATATTTCGTGACTGTTTTTCTTTTTTTGGTGTGGATGATTTTCTTTGACAGTACTTCTTTTTTAGTCATCAATGAACTGAATGGTGAAGTGAGCCGCTACGAAAGTCAGCTCGCATATTATCAAAGAGAATATCATAAAAATGACGAGTTTTATAAAAAATTGATGAATGATAAAGAAGAAAAAGAGAAATATGCCCGCGAAAATTATTTCATGAAAAAACCAAATGAAGAAATTTTTATTTTGGTTGTAGACAGTACGAAAGCAGTTAACAGATAA